In one Chloroherpetonaceae bacterium genomic region, the following are encoded:
- the asnB gene encoding asparagine synthase (glutamine-hydrolyzing): protein MCGIAGTVGFYDQELLEQMSGVMVHRGPDDSGIKMLSTDALKVGLAFRRLAIIDLSPLGHQPMSTPDERVWIIFNGEIYNYLELRQVLQAKGYIFRSRTDTEVILNAYLEWGTACVERLNGMWAFALVDTQRNLVMLSRDRVGEKPLYYAQLSSERLIFASEIKSLLQCEELPSEANPEGVLSTLFFLWTPEPRTAFKGIEKLPAGCNLLIQNGRATLQPYWDIDFKGYGDDRGEQHYLDELDALLQDTVRRQMIADVKVSAFLSGGLDSSLIAALMTQQKGEPITTYTIAFTEADKKFEAMPDDQKYAKIVAKHIGADYREIVIKPNVVELLPKLVYHLDEPIADPASINTYLICKAAKESGTTVLLSGMGADELFSGYRKHLAVKMASLYKRLPQALRRYAIEPLINALPVASKKGGLRLFRWAKRFVRSASLPDFDAFIGSYAYYNETELRNLLTPEFQEVAMPDYRASYPIRRHLEIREALLSRQPQLDLVTMMCALDTKMFLASLNLTYSDKSSMAASVEERVPFVDYRIVEFAHRLPAKYKMGGNLLTGYKQKALLKKVAERYLPKEIVYRPKAPFGAPLRAWVRNDLDEMIDDLLSPERLRRRGIFRPAAITEMLRRHKSGEEDSAHRIWALLTLELWFSEFIDKRVKVGSPFP, encoded by the coding sequence ATGTGTGGCATTGCAGGGACTGTAGGGTTCTATGACCAAGAGCTGCTGGAGCAGATGTCAGGTGTGATGGTGCATCGTGGGCCTGACGACAGCGGCATAAAAATGCTCTCGACCGACGCGCTCAAGGTAGGCTTGGCGTTTCGCCGCCTTGCAATTATTGACCTTTCACCTCTGGGACATCAGCCAATGAGCACGCCTGATGAGCGTGTCTGGATTATCTTCAACGGCGAGATTTACAACTACCTTGAGCTGCGCCAAGTGTTGCAAGCAAAAGGCTACATCTTTCGCTCACGAACCGATACGGAGGTGATTCTCAATGCTTACTTGGAGTGGGGCACGGCTTGTGTGGAGCGGCTCAATGGAATGTGGGCGTTTGCATTGGTCGACACGCAGCGCAACTTGGTCATGCTCTCACGTGACCGAGTAGGCGAAAAACCCCTCTACTACGCACAACTGTCATCCGAGCGACTCATTTTCGCCTCTGAAATTAAATCGCTGTTGCAATGTGAAGAGCTGCCAAGTGAAGCCAATCCTGAAGGCGTGCTGTCGACGCTCTTTTTTCTCTGGACACCAGAGCCACGCACAGCATTCAAAGGCATTGAAAAATTGCCTGCTGGCTGTAACCTCTTGATTCAAAACGGTCGTGCCACACTTCAGCCTTATTGGGATATTGATTTCAAGGGCTACGGCGATGACCGAGGCGAGCAGCACTATCTTGACGAGCTTGATGCCCTGCTGCAAGACACCGTGCGCCGACAGATGATTGCAGATGTCAAGGTCAGCGCATTTCTTTCAGGCGGACTGGATTCTTCACTCATTGCGGCGCTGATGACCCAGCAGAAAGGTGAGCCAATTACGACCTACACTATTGCCTTCACCGAAGCCGATAAGAAATTCGAGGCAATGCCTGACGACCAGAAATATGCCAAAATCGTTGCAAAGCATATCGGGGCAGATTATCGCGAAATTGTCATCAAGCCTAATGTGGTTGAACTTCTGCCAAAACTGGTCTATCACCTCGATGAGCCAATTGCCGACCCTGCGAGCATTAACACTTACCTTATTTGCAAGGCAGCAAAAGAAAGTGGGACAACTGTCCTGCTCTCTGGGATGGGGGCAGATGAACTGTTCTCAGGCTATCGCAAGCACTTGGCAGTGAAGATGGCAAGTCTCTACAAGCGCTTGCCTCAGGCGCTGCGCCGCTATGCAATTGAACCGCTGATAAATGCATTGCCAGTTGCCAGTAAGAAAGGGGGACTAAGGCTCTTTCGCTGGGCGAAACGCTTTGTGCGCTCGGCATCGCTTCCTGATTTTGACGCCTTTATCGGCAGCTACGCATACTACAACGAAACTGAGCTTCGAAATTTGCTCACGCCAGAGTTTCAAGAAGTGGCGATGCCTGATTATCGAGCATCGTATCCAATTCGTCGCCACTTGGAGATTCGTGAAGCGCTCTTATCGCGCCAGCCGCAGTTAGACCTTGTAACAATGATGTGCGCGCTGGATACGAAAATGTTTCTTGCAAGCTTAAACTTGACCTACTCCGATAAATCCTCTATGGCAGCCAGCGTCGAGGAGCGCGTGCCATTTGTGGATTACCGCATCGTGGAGTTTGCGCATCGCTTGCCTGCAAAGTATAAAATGGGTGGAAATCTGCTTACAGGCTACAAGCAAAAAGCCTTGCTGAAGAAGGTGGCAGAGCGCTACTTGCCAAAAGAAATTGTGTATCGACCAAAAGCCCCATTTGGGGCACCGCTGCGGGCATGGGTGCGCAATGACTTAGATGAGATGATTGAT